The Panicum hallii strain FIL2 chromosome 9, PHallii_v3.1, whole genome shotgun sequence genome has a window encoding:
- the LOC112873189 gene encoding uncharacterized protein LOC112873189: protein MDKETAHEIWSYLNEKYGAASNDHDDFKTIEEIHEDGEHIHDMVVVEDCSTSWSSDDDDEDDDQCTTSSLDMIDGDDSSAANDDPTQSTLDDQVGSYMDDISISSSSPSSHCFRSQGDTKACLIHRGIGMRGGAGEKLHHKEANVAHGSAAVYGGAGKGAAKSSSFLYGFFLYVVLPVLVLYFVVIAASQFYNPRCSPEGNVVMASHFMVAKPNVSLNASSSVPPPPAPAAKARVTAEEAPTGLRHIAFGIGASASLWQSRKEYIKLWWRPGRMRGFVWMDRPVQEFYSKSSRTGLPAIMVSSDTSKFPYTHGAGSRSALRISRIVSETFRLGLPGVRWFVMGDDDTVFLPENLVHVLSQYDHRQPYYIGSPSESHIQNLIFSYGMAFGGGGFAISHALAEELAKMQDGCLHRYPALYGSDDRIHACMSELGVPLTRHPGFHQCDLWGDVLGLLGAHPVAPLVTLHHLDFLEPVFPSTPSRAGALRRLFDGPVRLDSAAVAQQSVCYDRAHQWTVSVSWGFAVMVVRGVLSPREMETPMRSFLNWYKRADYTAYSFNTRPVARQPCQKPHVYYMRGSRMERRRNVTVTEYERHRVKHPACRWRIADPGALLDHIVVHKKPDPDLWKRSPRRNCCRVVSSPKKGKDRSMTIDVGVCRDGEFAKV from the exons ATGGACAAGGAAACCGCCCATGAGATTTGGAGTTATCTAAATGAGAAATATGGGGCGGCCTCCAATGATCATGATGATTTTAAGACCATAGAGGAAATACATGAGGATGGTGAGCACATCCACGATATGGTAGTTGTGGAAGATTGCTCCACCTCATGGTcaagtgatgatgatgatgaagatgatgatcaATGTACAACTAGCTCACTTGACATGATTGATGGTGATGATTCAAGTGCTGCAAATGATGATCCTACTCAAAGCACACTTGATGATCAAGTTGGTTCATACATGGATGATATTTCTATTTCAAGCTCATCTCCATCATCACATTGCTTCAGGTCACAAGGTGACACAAAG GCTTGCTTGATCCACCGGGGCATTGGCATGAGGGGAGGAGCTGGAGAGAAGCTCCACCACAAGGAGGCCAATGTCGCGCACGGCAGCGCAGCCGTGTACGGCGGCGCGGGGAAGGGGGCGGCCAAGTCCTCCTCTTTCCTCTACGGCTTCTTCCTCTACGTCGTCCTGCCGGTGCTGGTCTTGTACTTCGTCGTCATCGCCGCGTCACAGTTCTACAACCCGCGGTGCTCGCCGGAGGGCAACGTCGTCATGGCGAGCCATTTCATGGTGGCCAAGCCCAACGTTTCGTTGAACGCTTCGTCCTCGGTTCCTCCTCCACCGGCTCCTGCGGCCAAGGCGAGGGTAACGGCGGAGGAAGCGCCCACCGGGCTGCGCCACATCGCGTTCGGCATCGGCGCGTCGGCGTCGCTGTGGCAGAGCCGGAAGGAGTACATCAAGCTGTGGTGGCGGCCGGGGAGGATGCGCGGGTTCGTGTGGATGGACCGGCCCGTGCAGGAGTTCTACTCCAAGAGCTCCCGCACGGGTCTCCCGGCGATCATGGTGAGCTCGGACACGTCCAAGTTCCCCTACACCCACGGCGCGGGCAGCCGGTCGGCGCTCCGGATCTCGCGCATCGTCTCCGAGACGTTCCGGCTGGGGCTCCCCGGCGTGCGGTGGTTCGTGATGGGCGACGACGACACGGTGTTCCTGCCGGAGAACCTGGTGCACGTGCTGTCGCAGTACGACCACCGGCAGCCGTACTACATCGGGTCGCCGTCGGAGAGCCACATCCAGAACCTCATCTTCTCGTACGGCATGGcgttcggcggcggcgggttcgCCATCAGCCACGCGCTGGCGGAGGAGCTGGCGAAGATGCAGGACGGGTGCCTGCACCGGTACCCGGCGCTGTACGGCAGCGACGACCGCATCCACGCGTGCATGTCGGAGCTGGGCGTGCCGCTGACCCGGCACCCGGGGTTCCACCAGTGCGACCTGTGGGGCGACGTGCTGGGGCTGCTGGGCGCGCACCCGGTGGCGCCGCTGGTGACGCTGCACCACCTGGACTTCCTGGAGCCGGTGTTCCCGTCGACGCCGTCGCGGGCCGGGGCGCTGCGGCGGCTGTTCGACGGGCCCGTGCGGCTGGactcggcggcggtggcgcagcAGTCGGTGTGCTACGACCGGGCGCACCAGTGGACGGTGTCTGTGTCGTGGGGGTTCGCGGTGATGGTGGTGCGCGGGGTGCTGTCGCCGCGGGAGATGGAGACGCCCATGCGCAGCTTCCTCAACTGGTACAAGCGCGCCGACTACACGGCCTACTCGTTCAACACGCGGCCGGTGGCGCGGCAGCCGTGCCAGAAGCCGCACGTCTACTACATGCGGGGGAGCCGGATGGAGCGGCGCCGGAAcgtgacggtgacggagtacgaGCGGCACCGGGTGAAGCACCCCGCCTGCCGGTGGCGCATCGCCGACCCCGGCGCGCTGCTCGACCACATCGTCGTGCACAAGAAGCCCGACCCCGACCTCTGGAAGAGG TCGCCGAGGAGGAACTGCTGCAGGGTGGTGTCGTCGCCGAAGAAGGGCAAGGATCGGTCGATGACCATCGACGTTGGCGTGTGCAGGGACGGCGAGTTCGCCAAGGTCTAA